The Oceanococcus sp. HetDA_MAG_MS8 nucleotide sequence TCAAGGCGCTGCAGCCCTGGTCAAATTGGCAGTCGTGGTCTGACTGAGTGCCCAGGTCCTTCGCGTGTGGCTTGACTACCAGTTTCAAGGCGCTGCAGCCCTGGTCAAATTGGCAGTCGTGGTCTGACTGAGTGCCCAGATCGCTCATGATGTGTCCCTGTTGTAGTCTTTCCAACGCGAGTATGGCTTAGTGAACCACGGAAGAGCTCTAGGTTTAGTTTGGACCTTAGTCGGGCTGCGTCAATGTCCTATAAGTACTCAGGCTTTCACCAGACCCAACTCCCACCCTGGGATATCGCAGTTGGCAGAGCAGCGCGCGTCGCTAAACCGTGTCGAGACGCCGCTGGATCAACACTTGGCATGGTCCCGAGATCGTCAAGTTGGCTCCATCACAGAGCGTCCCTCGAGGTAGGGGAAGATGCTGATCGCCTTCGCTTACGTGTCCCTCACCGTCAAACACATACAGGCGGCACGCGCCCTCCAACAACAAGCGGCTGTCGCCATCGAGCACAGCAATATCGAGCTGGGTATCACTGGCAATGCGCGTCTGAGCGTCGTTAGTTTTACCTCCATACACGCGCTGTAAGCCGTGTTCCGGCAAGGCCACCACCTTATGGCGTTGCCGCTTCGCGCTGTCGCAACTTGGCACGCACCACAACTGCACCATGCCCGATACCTCCGCTAGCGCGTTGATCTCGTTATGGCTAAAGCTGCTGGGCCCGCTGCATTGCACCAGAACCTGACCAGGCCTGAAGCGCTCCCCATCACCTAAGCTGCCTTGGTGCACCACCTCGCCCCGAGTAAAAATCGAAATGATGTCCACATCTTGGTGATGATGAAGCCCCGTGCTGCCACCGGGGGTGAAATAGGCATGGGCCAGATACACGCAGCTGCCAAAGCCATCGCGAACCTCGTCCGCCGGGTAGCGCTTGAAGTATTGACGGTCTTGTACCAAGACCTGTTCACGGATGCCGGCAAAGCCCGTGATGTCTATGGCTGAGTAGTTAAGCGTGCGCATGACACCGTTGCTATGACAGCTCGGCTGAGTTGCCGAGCAGCTCATGCATGGCCTGCTGAGGCCAAATGCAGCCTTTATAGCCTTTCACCGTGCAGGGCCTATCGGCCAACCATGCACCAATACGGTACCCGGTGATGTCCGCAGTATTGATCTCTTGGTGATCAATCAACTGGCGGAGGTCCTGTGCCATTTGATTCATCGTCGCCTGGACTGAACGGTTGCACTGCGCATCACAAACCAAGGGTGATAAAGCCCGTTGCGCGCCATCCATCAGCTGATCATCGGCGCCAGACTTCAGCAGGGTATTCATGAAGCTATGAGCAAAGTGCAGGTCCAGTTTGGCCAGGTCGGGTTTCTTCAAAGCTGGAATGAAAACCGGGAATCGGGTGGTGTCGTGTAGCAAAAGCACACAATGCCGCCGTTGAATGCTGAGTACATGGCCATGCCAGCCGCTCAGGAGCGACTCTTCATGATTCCCGGCGGAGAGGTAGGAGGGCGGTGGCTCGGGTAAACGGCCGCCCTCATCTAAGGGCAATTGAGCGAGCAGCTTTTGGGTGCAGTGCAGCCGAATCATGGAGTCCTGTCACGGTTGGCCGATAGATTAGGTAAGTGTGCGTTCTTGTTGGCCATGAAGTTATTGAGAATGACGGTGACAACCTGTCTGACTACTGCCAAAACACCCCGCCGGAACTGTACTACGAGCGACATCCCGCAAACCATCCACTAGATTTAACGGTTGACATATAACGAAGTCCGTTATACCTTCTCCTCATGATTCTGTCCTTCGCTTGCAAGCACACTGAAGCGCTTTTCACCACGGGGAAAAGCCGGAAGTTCTCCAGCTTCAAAAGTATTGCCGAGCGAAAGTTAGCTCAACTCGATGCGGCCACGGCACTGGAAGACCTAAGGGTGCCGCCTGGTAATCAGCTAGAGGCGCTGAGCAACGACAGGGCGGGTCAGTACAGCATTCGGGTCAATAAGCAGTTTCGAGTGTGCTTTGTCTGGACGAAACATGGCCCGGCGAGGGTTGAAATTGTGGACTATCACTGAAGGTATCTGACATGACGATTAAGAATGGAATGCGGCCCGTTCACCCTGGCGAGATTCTGCGTGAGGACTATCTGCAGCCTTTGGACATGAGCGCCAATGCACTAGCCATTGCTCTGCGCGTACCGGCCCCGCGTATCAACGATATCGTTCGTGAAAAGCGCGGTGTGACAGCAGATACAGCTATGCGATTGGCGCGTTACTTCGGTGGCTCCGCCCAGTTTTGGCTCAACCTTCAAGCGGCTTACGACTTGCGTAAAGCCCAAATCGAATCGGAGGCTGAAATTAATCGGCAAGTTAGCCCGCGGGCCGCATAGTCTCCTGCCAGCTAATCTGGATGGGCCGCCGTAGTCACTCAGGGAAAACCCAATCACTGACTAGATAACGAATAAGTCTCAAGAGGCTGGATAAAAACTGGCACCTGCTGAAGTCCAGAGATTGATCAAGGCTAGAATGGGTAAAAAATAATTCGGAGGAGCCATGCCGGAGAGTTCGTTGAGCTGCATTGTGACGAGCAGCCTTGTTTTCTTTGCGGGTAGCGGGGGCATTTCGTGGAGCTGCTAATCATTGTCGTTATCGCTGCCGGGCTCGTTGTCTGGTCTCGCAGCAGCGGGAAATCACCAACGGCAAAGTCGCCACCGAAACGCGAGCAACGTGAAACCGTTCGTCCCACTAGAGATTTTGAAGTGGAGTTCACGATTTCAGATGGTCGGAAGCCCGGAAAATGCCCACCAGACTGGGCTTGGACCCCTTTGGGGGAACCCGTAGAGCTTCCCAACAAGAAGGTTGCGCCGAATGGTGGCGTCTACATATCAAAAGACGAAGTCGCTGGTCTTCCAGACGGCTGGTGCTCAAACCCAAACCCAGAGCTGATTTTCCCTCAGCTAAAGGTGGGTGACGCAAATCGGAAATACGACCTGGGATACTGGCCGTCGTACAGGGAAATTCCACCAGGCGCGAGGACTCAGTATCTCGATTGGCTGGCTGACGGGGCGAAAGATCCACTCATCGATATCGGTCTTCTTTTCCTGTACTTCTATGGCTTGGAACGTCGAGCGTTGATCGACCCTGGCCTCTCAGAAAAGGCGGTTTCCGAGCGTCCCGCGATTTATCGGGAGGTTCAAAGATTGCTAGAGTTGTTTGGCCCGATTAGTTCGAGCTTTCGGGGCTACGCCACGGCATTGCGGAACGTTCTTGCTCTAACGACTCCTGGAGCAGACCTTCCCATTCCGTCGATTGAGGCGCTTGCGATGCAAGACGGTGACTACCAAGATTGCATGCTGCTTGCCGGACTACAGGCTGAAAGGTCGGGGTTGCTGACTCCCGATGAAGTCTTTGCTGCTGGTTTAGACGCTGGTTATTTCGGAATTCGTACTGCAGGTCGCCGCTGCCCTCATGAGTTTGCCCAACTGTTTCGCATTCGATTGGCGGAAAAGTACCCGGATGGCATTTCGGTTAAGCAGGGAAAGAGCTATAGAAC carries:
- a CDS encoding pirin family protein, with the protein product MRTLNYSAIDITGFAGIREQVLVQDRQYFKRYPADEVRDGFGSCVYLAHAYFTPGGSTGLHHHQDVDIISIFTRGEVVHQGSLGDGERFRPGQVLVQCSGPSSFSHNEINALAEVSGMVQLWCVPSCDSAKRQRHKVVALPEHGLQRVYGGKTNDAQTRIASDTQLDIAVLDGDSRLLLEGACRLYVFDGEGHVSEGDQHLPLPRGTLCDGANLTISGPCQVLIQRRLDTV
- a CDS encoding type II toxin-antitoxin system RelE/ParE family toxin yields the protein MILSFACKHTEALFTTGKSRKFSSFKSIAERKLAQLDAATALEDLRVPPGNQLEALSNDRAGQYSIRVNKQFRVCFVWTKHGPARVEIVDYH
- a CDS encoding HigA family addiction module antidote protein, with amino-acid sequence MRPVHPGEILREDYLQPLDMSANALAIALRVPAPRINDIVREKRGVTADTAMRLARYFGGSAQFWLNLQAAYDLRKAQIESEAEINRQVSPRAA